The following is a genomic window from Episyrphus balteatus chromosome 1, idEpiBalt1.1, whole genome shotgun sequence.
ttagtcAATACTTAAATCATAATCCTTTAATTTGACTCTTGGTTTTATTACCCTCTTCGAACCGCTTGGTTGTTCAGGAATGTCCGGTATAGGTTGAGAATTTGAATTTGCTAGTATATCAGGTACGGCTTTCGATGTTTTCATATCTGGAAATAGTAATTTAATACTCATTATAGAATCTGAATTATCAATTATTGCTTTAGATGAAATCGCTTGATAAATGCTTCTATCAATTAATGAAGTTTTGTTAGAAGAACACTGTTTCGCTGAAGAACAAGTCGGTTCTTCTTCTAAAAATTGAGCTCCAGGCGAAGCGGTGGTGTAATAGTCTTCAGGAGATGCAAAACTTTTGCTGTAATCTTTATCAACGCTTTTTTCTGGAAATTTGTTAGGACGAATGTACACACTATTTCTTGTGAAAAATTTGTCATCAATTGTTTTAATAACATAACGGcgactcgatttttttttaacaatttttcctGTTGTCCAaggagttttattatttttgcgaAACCATACTGTGTCCTTCACACAATATTCTTTATAAGGTTTTGTTTTGAGGTTCGCGGCTTGAGATTTAAGACCATTAGTTGCGGTGGTTCGatagtctaattttttttttactggttcATGCAATGAAATTGGAATTCGTCTTACTGCAGCAATATGTGGAACCGCATTCTCCTTTAGGtgttttttaactggttttaatgAACCACGGCCTTCAATCACGTCTGCAAACTCAGCGATAATGGATTCtggattttcttttatttgattgttGTTGAACACAAGctcacatatattttttttattaatgagcTTAAAATATCTGCATGCCTCAAGTCCAAGAATTGTTTTTACATCCAGATAAGTGACTAAAAATCGCTGCTTACATTTAATTCCATTGAGTTCAACTTGCAAATAACATTGGCCAACCAATTTAATTACTGAACCTccaaatgttttcaaaatatcctTGGTTGTAAGCACATtcggtttatttttaaattgctgCAAACAATTTACAGAAATAACATTTGACTGAGCTCCTGTGTCAAGTTTacaattaataagatttccatCTATAAATGCATTCACCAACCAGTCTTTCGAAGACCATTCGGATTTAGCTAATGTGGAGATTGTAAAAACTTCACCCTCATCATGGTTGTCATTGCCAGTCTGAATCTGATGGACGTGGttgtagttatttttattttgtagaaggtttttttttatatttcggcGAGCTTCTGCATTTCTTTGCCCAGTGATTCAATTTGCCGCAATTATTACACTCATCACCATAGGCTGGACAACGCCGGGGATCGTGCAGCCGTCCACACTTGTTGCATgtctgattttggtttgtattctttatttgaaattttcttttttttatgaaatctataGAAACTTCTTGATTTTCTACACTGGCAGAGGACATGCAATTTGACTGGCTATGAGATAACTCACTTATTCGGCACTGCTCTACAACAATTTTTTCGGATGGAGTTTTTTCACGCATAAGGCGCTCGCGTAAGGCAGAATTTGAGATACCAATAAGCAATTTATCCCGAATGTTTCTTGATAGCGAATTGCCAAAATTGCAGTCGATAGCATGTTGTTTGACTTTGTTATAGAACACATCAAATTTTTCTTCTGGAAGTTGTCTAAAATTTGAGTTCCAAAATAAATAACTAGAAAAGATTTCATTAGAAAATGATTTAAAGAAGTCATCAAATTTAGCCAGGACTTGTTCAAACTTAACTTCAGTGGCGGGAAGAACAGGTTCAACTTCGAGTTGTGCAAATTTGCACTTTAGATCTTCACCGCAAGTCATGAGGAAAACTGCAATTTTtcgtttatcagatttttcatCTAATTCATTTGCAATTAGATAGTTGGAAAAATCTGACTTCCACCGTCGCCAATTTTCTGCAACATTTCCATTCATCGAAAAAGGTTCCATTTTTAATGCCGCCATTTTGAGGTTGCGTGATTcgacaattattttattttatcttttcttaATAAGATCCCGATTCTGTCACCATGTTATGTACTTgagtacataaattaaaaactcttaaatacttatttaagttaacatttattgaaatataaaataatacgaATATTATAACATTGAAAGTTTAAGCTCTTAGTTCTTGTTAGTTTAACACGTGTAGTCAGAATGAATTGTCAGTTTTTATTCGAGGTTTTACATGAGATCTTTTGCTTCTGTTCGATTGTTAGTTTACATTATGTTTATACACGACATGACatatgacatgacatgacagtcctatagtacctatgtatatcgcaagtaagaAATCGTTAAAACGTTTTCTCTAATGTTTTAATAATGCCATTCACAAATTTATCAGAACTGAAATcataacaatttgttttttttttttttaatacaaaatagatCTTAGCTTATTATCGttaacattaatttatttttttctttttgtctttCTTTTAGATTAAATAATTATGGCTGATGCAGGATTCCCCGGTCGTCATACGACAACGACCCAAGTCACACAAACATCAGTCTCACCTCAGCTCCGATATGATCAATCATACATTCAGACAATTCCTGGAATGCTCAAAATTGCCTgcattgtatgttttttttttgtattttctaaaaaacaaattcaaatttaattaaaaatgcatACTTTGATTTATATATGTTTCCTTATAGGTTGTCAACTTAATAGGTTTCATTTGCATACAAGTCAGTGCATTTTCATACCATTCCCGTGGTAGTTACTTCAGCTCGATTGCTATGACTGGATTTTGGTTTACTGGCATCATGTTGGCTGCCTACCTGTTTCATGTGTGTgagaaattttacaaaattccatGGCTCAAGATCGAAATGTATTTCTGTGCGTTGTGgacaattttgtatctttttgccGCATGCTTTGCGGCTACATTTGGAGTTGAAGCATTTACGGCTGCagctgtaagttttttttttttcgttttactcCATGattatttaaagttaaataaaataaacaatttcatTTCAGTTGTTTGGATTTGTTGCGATGTGTCTTTATGGATACGATGCTTTCCTGAAGTTTAATGCTGTTCGTCGAGGTGAAATCGCTCAAGGAATTCGAATTGTTGAACAACGACAACAACAGACAACTGTTACTattgcataaaaaaaacacatacaagaacctttttgggtattttaaaatatttctttcaagAACACACTACTTATAACAAAATGATGTtgtgcaattattttttttacactgaacgatacatttttttacgaaaaccGATTAGTGGCTAACTTTCAGATTATACTTACAATTTTCCACAAGATGGTTTATAGATTAATTCATTATGTTTTTACACTTTAATAATtgtaatatattatttttatatatgcaGAGTTTTATTGAatgttattttagaaaaaagatgaaaaatattatcgcacaaataatttatattaaaagaaaaagaaaaacacaacacAATAAAAACACATTAACATCAAAAACACAAACCATTTCTATGTAAcaattttataatataaatttataagtGATGTGTAATGCAAATCAAATGCTCATCAACTTTATTCAATGTACCACCAATCTATTGATGCcttaaataaagaaacaaaatattaagttattttatataaaagaaaaaacacttgttttgaaataaattttgttaaaaacctAAGCAATGGCTAGAAATTCATAATTAATTCCTAGAAAGAAGACAAAAATGGGTTAAgtcttttataatttaaaaaatcgctacttttaaaagttatttatttaaataaaatttaaaaataacggaTTAAAACAAATAGGAATGGATAGATtcgaattagaaatttttttaaaaattaaagctaaattgtaatttttcagttttcgcTGGTTATCAAAGTTCCACTTTTGGGattaatttgctttttttatttaacttggtATGGTAAAATTGTGCGAGGAATGTGGCaaagaaaaaatgggaaaaGTAATGTTATCCCCTTTGGAAAAGTCACTATAATTAGTATTCAGGCTTATATCTTCTGTAATTAAGGACCTATCTAATAATAGAAATAATCGATGAATTAACTTTTTTGAATCCTTTTagtaaaaacgaatttttaataatgttttgaCTGCATTATCCTTAAGCTTTTCAGGTgatccaaaaaaatattcaaatatttcttgctcatctcaacaaaaaaacattaagaaaaaccataattttcgttacaaaaacgaaattttgcTTCGTTTAACAGGTATTTTAATGAATCACTACAAAAACCATTGCAAATTGAAATTATTCGCTTACTAaacttgcttttatttttgtagcTGAAAATTGAACAAGCTCAAATAATATGTCTTATAGAGCTTTATGTGAACAAAATTTCaaccgaaaaaattaaattttacttttcctCTATTGTGAATTCCTGACTTAAAAGTTTATCTGATTTTCTTTCAGGTGAAATTCGAACAGCTCTTTTCCCACTTAGATATTGGTTTTCATATGAAAatcttaataacttttaaaattccGGTGAAAAGTTTTccacattaaaattaaaaatggccTCAAGAGCTTAGCTATGAACTGAGTGCAGAACACTCTTTATCAATGTTACTTCAATTTATACTATCGGAATGTAATGCTCTTAATTTCCGTTACAGAAAAGTTTTGAGGAACGTTTGGATGTTCACGTTCTGAAACTTTGGAAGAGAAAAAGCATGGGCGAGTTCATAAATGCAAACCTGCTGCAGTTCTGCAAAATAGAACTTCCATTTATTCAGCCAGGTACTGTCCAAATTAGTCAAATAGTACTAAATGAGTCAAAATTCACTCCTTATTATAGCAATATTATCAATACTTTTTTGCAGCATTGCTGCAGTCCCTCGTTTATGATCGCCCCATCTCAGAGAATTGTCATAgtcgtcagaaaaaaaaacacttgagcTACTTGTAACGGGAAGAAATTCAAATTATGAACTGAACAAAAACCTTACATAATACTCTTTAGTTCATTTGCTAAATTCTCCCCAAGCGagtaattgaataaaatttcgATTCGTGGAACGACTATTTATTGCACCATTAATAACGAAGATTTCATTCCttacaacttttaaaaagatcctgaattttgttaaaaattttaaaacaaataaaatacgaGTTTCTATTTCAAatagtttctttttatttaattttaaaatgttatatTAATAATTCACAAAAATCTAAATATTTAAATCAGTTGACTCCATCTAGGGTCTTGGCCATCCATTCAGGTTCGGCAGCtgcaattttttcaataatcgaATTAACCTGATAGCAAAGTGATTGAATTTGTCTATCCCATAATGGAAGGACTTCACGGTCTTAAAAgaagaataaatattttatttattaagtttgtcataagtttgaaaataaaacctACTTTCAAAATGAACAATTCCAGCAATTTGATCAATATG
Proteins encoded in this region:
- the LOC129907610 gene encoding proteolipid protein 2 encodes the protein MADAGFPGRHTTTTQVTQTSVSPQLRYDQSYIQTIPGMLKIACIVVNLIGFICIQVSAFSYHSRGSYFSSIAMTGFWFTGIMLAAYLFHVCEKFYKIPWLKIEMYFCALWTILYLFAACFAATFGVEAFTAAALFGFVAMCLYGYDAFLKFNAVRRGEIAQGIRIVEQRQQQTTVTIA